In Paraflavitalea devenefica, a single window of DNA contains:
- a CDS encoding nuclear transport factor 2-like protein: protein MKKLLSWVAGCCILLSCNNNKPAETTIESSKDTVPGTSSRDTKQAEFADARYVEMGKKTLGLFAAGDIDGWMNGFADTAMFRWSSGDSLAGKAAITRFWKERRTKVIDSIQTSNDIWIPIRVNTPQQGPDIPGVWLLNWHQVNVKYKNGKRLMFWVHIDMHYNSDDKIDQIIQYIDRAPINKALGIQ from the coding sequence ATGAAAAAGCTTCTTTCATGGGTTGCAGGGTGCTGTATTTTGTTATCCTGTAACAACAACAAACCCGCAGAAACAACCATCGAAAGTTCAAAAGACACGGTCCCAGGCACCAGTTCCCGCGACACAAAACAGGCTGAATTTGCCGATGCCCGGTATGTAGAAATGGGCAAGAAAACATTGGGACTATTTGCTGCCGGCGACATTGATGGATGGATGAATGGTTTTGCTGATACAGCTATGTTCCGGTGGTCATCCGGCGATAGCCTGGCTGGTAAAGCAGCCATCACCAGGTTTTGGAAAGAGCGCCGGACCAAAGTGATTGACTCGATCCAGACATCCAATGATATCTGGATACCGATTAGAGTAAACACTCCCCAGCAAGGACCTGACATTCCGGGCGTATGGTTATTAAACTGGCACCAGGTGAATGTGAAATATAAAAACGGGAAACGACTGATGTTCTGGGTGCATATAGATATGCATTACAACAGCGACGATAAGATTGATCAGATCATTCAATACATAGACCGGGCACCTATTAACAAAGCACTGGGTATTCAATAA
- a CDS encoding DUF5990 family protein gives MNQEISFCIILLAPVTGVQFALQKGSGNTYETVQTQQSAGTDLIFTFPAKLKTGKDGQPDFSGPFVQGPAGERFVYIDIGAMAGQPASPWSRRLKVPLRGITTEMVQQVTANSSLILETRVPGTGKDGTPNCATVKPFDGWQIASKS, from the coding sequence ATGAACCAGGAAATCAGTTTTTGTATCATCCTGCTGGCGCCTGTAACAGGCGTCCAATTTGCCCTGCAAAAGGGGAGTGGTAATACTTATGAAACCGTGCAGACGCAGCAGTCTGCCGGAACTGACCTCATTTTTACCTTCCCTGCTAAATTAAAGACCGGCAAAGATGGTCAGCCCGACTTCTCAGGTCCCTTTGTACAGGGACCAGCCGGTGAAAGATTCGTCTACATTGACATTGGCGCTATGGCCGGGCAGCCAGCATCTCCCTGGAGCAGGCGGTTAAAGGTCCCGTTAAGGGGAATTACAACAGAGATGGTACAACAGGTAACGGCCAACTCCAGCCTTATACTGGAAACCCGTGTTCCCGGAACAGGTAAGGACGGTACCCCCAATTGTGCCACTGTTAAACCTTTTGACGGATGGCAGATAGCGTCTAAGTCATAA